Below is a genomic region from Ostrea edulis chromosome 10, xbOstEdul1.1, whole genome shotgun sequence.
ctaatggggtggtccttcacaTCAGACAGCAAAAACCAAGGCCTCATGCCACAGCAGGTATGGTACAATAAAGAttcttccctgctcaaaggccccAAGCCctgagcataggccaaaattttacAGCCCAAAACTGGCTATGGTGATTTCTCCATATAAGTAGTGAAAGATTtttgagtgggacgttaaacaatatacaatcgaCCAACCACTGTAATGCTCTGGTAAACCACATTACAATTCACAGAACAGATTTGCTCCAGCTGTAAATGGCTGTTGCACCCATCTCATGATCATATTATCTTCCTTAACCGGATAAAGGAACAATGAAAATCtaaagtaaaacaatatgtcAACAGGCTATCTGTTAgaagtttatttaaaaaaatatatacttaaaACGGACCTAAGAGATGAATATCGAAGTACCAGTATAGACTTCGAAATCAAACATTGGTACACGCAAACACGTCATTGTAACACAATCTTAAACACATAGTGCTTCATACTAGTAGTACTTTTAATTCATATTACAAAATGAGTGTCTTTCCTGtgtgtaaacacaaaatttctTACCATTGTAGTACCAGTTTTGATACAGTATGGAAAAGTGTTTTACAGTATAATTATGTACTTTTTTGGTTTTTACTTAAAATATGCCAGCTAAATGGTTAAGCTACTATACATATTTGTTTGTACCTACATTGAAAGGAGAAAAAGGCTGAGTCAGCAAACTTTGagaaatttgtaaaatatgtttcaGTCTTCTCCAATCTTTCTTTAAAAGTCAGAAGTAGTCTGTCACAAAATATCCTCTTCAATCATTAAATTACAGTACTTTTATTCAGGACTTTGGTTTCTTCCGTGGCGGTCCAAATTGTTCCATGGTCTGAATCACAAGATTTAGATGGTCAAAAAACGAGTTGACACCAACTCGCATCATACGAGCTTCCAGTGATTCAAAATGTctgcaataaataaataaataaatagataaaaaaataaaaataaaatgtatgtatatggCAAGAAAACAGCTGAGTTTTGATAATTTGCTTTGGCCCTTAAAATTCATGGACAACTGAATTTAGTTTTATTCATTACTTAATCTTTAGTTCCTTTAttgacaatctaattaaaattagatcttccatccactccccagttttcgacgcgacgtatcgaaaactggggagcggatggaagatccaattttaattagattgctttATTGATTACTTTATTTTGTAGTCTTGTCCTTTTCACATCAAAACAGGAGCAACAATCAAGCTGTAAAATACACTACTCCAGTATCTTCAGTTATGCAGTCATAATCAAAGAAGGGATTAAGATGCAAATAAACCATTCTTCGGTCCAAAAATTACTCTGCCAGTATTCTTAAAACACTTTTTCCAATACTGAAGagtattaaaaataaatgttagTTCTTCAAGAATTGAAAGTGATTTTGTAGCATTTGAAAATCGACAAACCATTGCGTTTTGAAGTTTTCCATTTGTGACATTATAATCAAAAACAGCTATGAAAATACTCCATTTTGTATTCATAGTACTGTAATGTCCCAGTTAGCAATATCTTAAATATCCATGCCCAAAAAATCGAAAAtcatgaacagtgatcaatctcatatgtATATGAGAAAATAACCTTCGATTTAAATTGCAAGGAAAATGCAGAATGAGTATAAATTAATATGTCTGATGTACTGCAACAGATTCTTACACATTGAGCATATTTCCATTGACTGTAAGTTGTTTTTTCACTCCACCTCTCTTAGGTTCAGCGTCGACACTGAGAGTTCCGTGCGCTATCTGTGCTTCCTCCTCACTTGGAAATGGTACACTTAGATCACTGTAAAATGAAGTGTTAGTTATCATTACGCACTGAGTGCAATACATCATAAAAAATAACTTTCTAGTCTCTAAAGTGTTTTGCATAATTATTTCACAAGATATGTAGCTCTGAAAATAACATATGAACTATAGACTTTAAAACAacatataatttacaaaaatataattaataagACAGTAATGGTTTAAGAATAATATTAAAGTGTACTTTgcagacagacatacatacaaaaaTCTGCAAGTTTGTTTGACCAAATGGATTTACAGACTAAAAGCAATTTTAATAAGTTTTTATCACAGtcaaattgttttaaatagCTGTCATCTGgcatacatatttttttcttcgttATTCACTTGATGTGTCTGATGATCGAGTCTAAACATACTCTCTAAAACACACCTCATGTTTCatcaaaacgaaaaaaaaaataaatctcacAATGAATTTATAAGCTGCCActgtttaaattgaaataaagtgacaaattttaatcatgtttacatatatccttaaagttatagaaAAATATCCATAAGTACAAGACTCGAGATCCATTTCAGCTCCAAGCTCTCCCACAATGTCATTCAAGGTAAACCAAGGGGATACTCTAACAACTGACTAATCAGCCTGTCACCCTCTTTAACATTCTAATTCTAATATACGTTTTTCCTGGTTTTCCACACTGATCATGATACTATGGGTAATCTGATTCATGAGCAGAAGAATATAGCACAAAGGGAAAAGTGTCGACTCACATCCAGGATCTCCTCCAGTTATTTGTAACTGTCTTAAGTGGATATTTTCTATTGTAAGAGGAAGGGAGataatgcaacagaccagactggtattcaaacccgggcccctgaatctctagtcaggtgctttcATTACCAACAGAGCGAACTGGACACTGGCGATCAAGCCTGTCTGACcaccacattcctccctccttaaatatcttcacacttgaagacatcaacccaggacaTTCACCTGCAAATCCATGGGTGGTCTAATATGGCACCAAGGATGAAAGAAAGCAGAGGTGAGCAAGTTCATGCACATACCCCATgttccaacattgcttgacaatgcctcacataatgaatggtaatgctatgtattactgcaagaacaggacagatgggctCAAAATTTTAAGTTCAATATTGGCATAACTCCggcaaaaattattgaatcagaatttcctaagaatatgcacatctacactgTGTCCTtatattaactacaaagtttcttGAGAGTCTGTTGAGTAGTCTCAGAAgagttgcactgacaagaacAAGGACTTCTAAGTTCAAATAGGGCTagggatagacattaacttttcTTCTTACTTGCCCTTCAGGCAAGTAAACTCGAAGTTTTACTTGTCCGAATGAAAAACTTAGTTGTCCTAAATATTTTAGACTCTATTAAGCCTGTCAACCAGTAACTCTAATTATCTCTCTGTCAATTGGTGACACAGTACGATCTACTAGAATGGGCCTTCACTATAATCTGACGATTTGGTAAAGAAAACAGCAATATATGAAGTTGGACTTTACGTtccaa
It encodes:
- the LOC130051082 gene encoding EKC/KEOPS complex subunit LAGE3-like, coding for MTEEKLKVDLSVPFPSEEEAQIAHGTLSVDAEPKRGGVKKQLTVNGNMLNVHFESLEARMMRVGVNSFFDHLNLVIQTMEQFGPPRKKPKS